Proteins encoded within one genomic window of Bombus vancouverensis nearcticus chromosome 4, iyBomVanc1_principal, whole genome shotgun sequence:
- the LOC117156522 gene encoding intermembrane lipid transfer protein VPS13A → MFEGAIAAFLNRLLGKYIEDLDTEQFNVGIFSGDTCLTDLKLKPEALYQFGLPIKVEIGLIGRIVLKIPWSGLFSQPIILCIEDIYIVAVPAAYGPYDAEVQKKLIRAEKKKILEDLKEDEAFKTELFDNLLASVTKNFQISINNVHIRYEEKLNGSLCACGVCIQSISVMTTNSKWKPGVCASNLSTIYQLIRAESLSIYMDYDTESALTSTQCDWNMFSLLAWKSTMHRALQTFGMKNKEFQFLLKPFTAKIKVIIHKGNETQTSRMLVDIVLHDVAMQVSKAQYITFCHLYNSLSRAIINKPYIKYRPNDNVKENPTAWWKYAYNSILDYNIRPYTWSRVSEHRKNYRKYKEACLQNLLRPNDTELKLDLQKYEDCLTILNMVIAREHAKQELKNKTIEEKHQSMNTSISLQNVLENTTLIKEVQNNDTQGQQIKPSLHHITNDSGRKIKLEKLPQPIDYKFNFTLANCCLSLLSYNREILVVTITQLLTSVEIRPLMSAFKVSARAESFVIEGVSAEGDLVPLITVDNILTGNVSTNFLAVDFEKNGENVDPTFDISIKLEAIEVTYYHHAMIEIIQFFKLNNSDMQTTILWAYKLYEYIKRNYLVLVDNIVSQTLRINFKVDIKGPYIIFPEQGSIQKGGHILVMDFGNMSLSNELQSINLQLEDATLMELEELLYDRIHIEFSGAQILFCHSGDDWRSARKKKDSEYHFLPKIQATTTISCSIKPEYHQLPRIKINVSISSIKFNLSENKIRLIAHFLNLLLLAYQQNVEKYRGNMKQYACKENLNKIFISMKDLKNVQRSVCLSSIEMIQNKITHVSKELLTNHVQKLDRSVVSSEVSEEDLELLSKTISLSGFDDNVSPYNHINFLLRFAIGELSVHLGIIHYGREEPYLNLRLHGLYCETAIMEYGPAVQFGVGSILLVDKTNAGVTGSYLELISTEEPHEVFIISYRKVKSNCPDFKSHFKSIERSLVVNILNININLHRPAVLKIREYWYNLANIFENNNLLDFAESICYKIAHWKTKEDDPPIPPGAIKLNYSARLSALVVRFCDKDLDLIEIQVLGLENDCIYNANERMVLRVHLRHLSIEDLSEDTLYSKILTTEEDKVFDLKYVRHMPRLYTCSDIDTKQDDVMSDGTFKLSIGRMNCVLICKILYDLKYFLAPFTSTYFLQFKKYLVKKLMNGIGEFKKSATKLHIFIDIQGPIFLLPQRKEVPSLLVLNTGALSVENFFKKSDHSTLSVKIPSSDSNQVIIDNILVKLNNMTVSRAIMTLSRDLEIQEPIVEPVHIRFDIKRKTEYRSAMEFQTYGLFNIQGSMDFAYINLSQRDLKSSILVWKDNISKIILFKDTYYNETQSAMMSQLKKFSNEEAMVKKLEDFLTHNENSICEINTKLSLEGLQLNLFLDSEEVLSSPVRDLNHGLCRLMFGEIINTYAFYSDRSLKMKLSLQSCLLQDTRKDSQTIRKIIQSPARQIGMQPESCISISMSPIVDVTYTRTPAGEKCYDALIQEVRINLSVPFVMHLTRYIMDSFPGDQVDEGIINHGYENNSSTTNRDVTTTEKNKLKYAQYFTEEPDATVSIRIHKPEILLFGDLKANNAHMILLQAEMSIESSRHSCSSSIVYTLTDVRAKSKKQGNYSHHIPFWLLCPCDIEICRKEEAPEFNVNYIVAVNKIDVHVSAEIIHTFINILNEATSFIDSINVKLEDRFANQDFNMHTNLWTPKKISNVPYKKLHDDDSHLIYECNDRVVTFNVKPLILCLLLEIEYAMERFSVIKMESTITISINDWFNDFNLESNVKIHAFCYNMDYKNWEPLIDLCSEDDMNYKPWEFTIKMRHGEAFMINSNSTDSYQHIKQDASKVKKKSFRNIDQDVTDMVFITPDHLNVAKSSETEMYSTYEEDSDTDDEEGQKKLTRTSNYLFNSNSSGDEDSDSDDTSTNEDEGLELTPECNADSFGPLGRESIKSNDTAVYIIVSTEEKLNVVITPNLIIVVDIIMNAFKQATSGIPIVPTSMKKLNLQNDIGHESRIELLVPDENNENATRIIVSQDYHDISPSASIPSSPEAEPHSGLTSPQLVDNEMDFADPDTNLQNHSMPMQEIFEKDSSISIYKTITGEVLRIIFKGFEDVLVYCPKRQGCNLIPLRPIRHDVRYHLIIEATINNYLYRTITVRSPLLFRNETSYALGLYYKKSLLDKLGLTCIGKPTNPFDDNIRMTIIEPDSTYSIPLYIAYHFPIYILPAYLEKYQVSEEGIYWKELSATINVIKDICCKMKDDESNSVFYVKVSCNEIPVIAKSSCHVPNYLINIYPPFIFNNQLPFVIDVYIPAINYEVKIEPGERINMHSLSCNIDVQFTFKVQNYLGAYWTGTTKLNTNLGKKFVVMNADSELESAKPFLLCIELCKITSWHIVIQSQYWMINKSGLPLYIQECYSHIINEIPEEELMVFSQKNNRKTTVRLRAHQSEWSLPFGLEGITSMSLIVCKDIERGRKYRILTEIESSRLSPNFTKIITFLPCFYITNKMKRTIRFMEENDQADLWNDLLSGQSLPFWPVTESMKMRIKWRNSQLVSQHFGITHVGKTVLRMDNGSAVSVEIKGGINSPYHVTFQKYMAGDIPLRIDNFCDDLFLKISQCNLGQVVLINPFQSLLYTWDDPTKSRELIWNVYNNKRTGYNARFERDGYGQEIVPLVIVDNSNSRVSSTSSIKSQNNKLTWLESKSGSFNNESNDCDNDIKSPMLKNAQENKTVVYWVSYMEGNQRILLFTQQETVFLKAKSIVDPEPSKKEVFLSFAGIGISIITKSNENLKELVYANITDSAAHWELYFDKRWKSLSLELSAWIESKYVNSCKKAQLENFIDVDLVKMHMTKPFFGKLRRTYSPGIWLHCRKSMSLTYLQGYIHRIQVDNQIRNTTFPVILYSNLQKSIIKYAGNHKLKHCIEFTCLKQRKLNYNVYKNICVIVREFDLNLQEGFLLSLIDLIPKKPETKYSIAAKLRKDVSTIHILPCNKANNKTTVKRNNVIEHMYISPILIRLILLADTERPNIYNISDIADYKNIVRFIFEYSEKGGSEKHAEFRLPYYERNFIAINTKEILFDLSRSYVAQTMQQFHVLIRSTTVLGNQCGYNFRSPGDNFYESNTLILCGDEIAEKLSYEVACQLGYATPDTTQISVFNFNIEPRIVKMKEPCIQNKDVPPLNLSIRTSFATEIELETCSLVTAFISSIHQEELKYFFKTLGKKTSIFFNTESSSLKAYSKVIADIIKRAQEIGHKFISRIRLPRYINPYKGVEIFSMHKAKGMHLLSVINKNPGIETDTYWAHTILSNDGKHIALVSLQRLYFIEKGCTWGSLNVKWTLETHQLLSPPTVVNNKLILHVNKNEGTLSPMIDWYLESEATDILEWLCQKINIAMILNMENSICSKQVV, encoded by the exons ATGTTCGAAGGTGCCATAGCGGCGTTCTTGAATCGGCTTTTGGGGAAGTATATCGAGGATTTAGATACCGAACAGTTCAACGTTGGTATCTTTTCTGGCGATACTTGCCTTACCGATCTTAAATTAAAACCTGAAGCTCTG TATCAATTTGGTCTGCCTATTAAAGTGGAAATTGGTCTAATAGGAAGGATTGTTTTAAAGATACCATGGTCTGGATTATTTTCTCAGCCAATTATTCTTTGTATCGAG GATATTTATATAGTGGCTGTGCCTGCTGCTTATGGTCCATATGATGCAGAAGTACAAAAGAAGTTGATAAGggcagaaaaaaagaaaatattagaagATTTAAAGGAAGATGAAGCGTTCAAAACAG aattatttgataatttgctGGCATCTGTGacaaaaaatttccaaattagTATAAATAATGTACATATTAGATATGAAGAAAAGCTAAATGGATCTCTATGTGCTTGTGGTGTCTGTATTCAAAGTATATCAGTTATGACTACAAATag TAAATGGAAACCTGGTGTTTGTGCTAGTAATTTGAGTACAATTTACCAATTAATAAGGGCAGAATCCTTAAGCATATATATGGATTATGACACAGAATCTGCTCTTACAAGCACACAATGCGATTGGAATATGTTCAGTCTTCTAGCATGGAAAAGTACAATGCACAGAGCTTTACAAACCTTTGGTATGAAGAACAAAGAGTTCCAATTTT TACTAAAACCATTCACTGCAAAGATAAAAGTAATTATACATAAAGGTAATGAGACACAAACATCTCGCATGTTGGTTGATATTGTCCTTCATGATGTGGCAATGCAAGTTTCCAAAGCGCAATATATTACTTTTTGTCATCTTTATAATTCGTTGTCACGTGCGATAATCAATAA accatatataaaatatcgtccaAACGATAATGTAAAGGAAAATCCAACAGCTTGGTGGAAGTATGCTTACAATTCCATTTTAGATTACAATATAAGACCCTATACATGGTCAAGGGTTAGTGAACACAGGAAAAACTACAGAAAGTATAAAGAAGCATGCTTGCAGAACTTGTTGCGACCAAATGATACAGAACTAAAACTGgatttacaaaaatatgaagATTGTCTGACTATTTTAAACATGGTAATAGCTAGAGAGCATGCTAAGCaggaattgaaaaataaaacgattGAAGAGAAACATCAAAGTATGAATACCAGTATTTCATTACAAAATGTACTAGAAAACACAACATTGATTAAAGAAGTACAAAATAATGATACACAAGGACAACAAATTAAACCATCATTGCATCATATTACTAATGATTCAGGAAGGAAGATAAAACTGGAAAAACTACCCCAACCAATAG ATTATAAATTCAATTTTACTTTAGCAAACTGCTGTTTGAGTCTTTTAAGCTATAATAGAGAAATTCTTGTTGTAACTATAACTCAGCTCTTAACCAGTGTTGAAATACGTCCTCTGATGTCTGCTTTCAAAGTGTCTGCCCGAGCTGAGAGTTTTGTAATCGAAGGCGTTTCTGCAGAAGGTGACCTAGTGCCATTAATCACGGTCGACAATATTTTGACAG GGAATGTATCAACTAACTTTTTGGCAGTAGATTTTGAAAAGAATGGGGAAAACGTGGATCCAACTTTCGACATTTCTATAAAGCTGGAAGCTATAGAAGTGACTTATTATcat CATGCCATGAtagaaattattcaatttttcaaaCTTAATAATTCGGATATGCAAACGACAATTTTGTGGGCGTATAAATTGTacgaatatataaaaagaaattatctgGTTTTGGTAGATAATATTGTTTCTCAAACGCTTCGGATTAATTTCAAAGTAGACATTAAAGGACCATACATCATATTTCCTGAACAAGGATCGATACAGAA AGGCGGACATATCCTTGTCATGGATTTTGGTAATATGAGTTTGTCTAATGAACTACAGTCTATAAACTTGCAACTTGAAGATGCGACACTTATGGAATTGGAAGAATTACTTTACGACAGAATACATATTGAATTTTCTGGAGCACAAATACTATTTTGTCATTCAG gAGATGATTGGAGGTCAGCTAGAAAAAAGAAGGATTCTGAGTATCATTTTTTACCAAAGATACAAGCAACTACAACTATTTCATGTAGTATAAAACCAGaataccatcagttaccaag aatTAAAATCAATGTGTCCATTTCgagtataaaatttaatttatcagaaaataaaatacgactGATTGCTCATTTCTTGAATTTATTACTATTGGCGTATCAACAGAATGTAGAGAAGTACAGGGGCAATATGAAACAATATGCTTGTAAAGAAAActtgaataaaattttcataTCGATGAAAGACCTTAAAAATGTGCAACGTAGCGTATGTCTGTCATCGATTGAAATGATACAAAATAAAATCACGCATGTGTCTAAGGAACTTTTGACGAATCATGTTCAAAAACTCGATAG AAGTGTTGTGTCTTCTGAGGTCAGTGAAGAAGACTTGGAATTACTATCAAAGACAATAAGTCTGTCTGGATTCGATGACAACGTATCTCCATATAATCACATAAATTTCTTGTTGAGATTTGCTATTGGAGAG CTGTCAGTTCATTTGGGAATTATTCATTATGGAAGAGAAGAACCTTACTTGAATTTAAGATTGCATGGGTTGTATTGCGAAACCGCGATAATGGAGTATGGACCTGCTGTACAATTTGGTGTAGGATCTAttcttttagtagataaaaCAAATGCTGGAGTAACTGGATCATATTTAGAATTAATATCTACTGAAGAGCCACACGAAGTTTTTATTATATCGTATCGTAAG GTCAAATCGAACTGTCCTGATTTCAAATCCCACTTCAAAAGTATTGAACGATCTCTTGTCGTAAATATATTGAACATCAATATAAATCTCCACAGACCTGCAGTATTGAAAATACGAGAATACTGGTATAATTTGGCTAA CATTTTTGAAAACAATAATCTTCTCGACTTCGCGGAGAGTATATGCTACAAAATTGCACATTGGAAAACGAAAGAAGACGATCCACCTATCCCACCTg gTGCTATCAAATTGAATTATTCTGCTCGACTAAGCGCTTTAGTGGTAAGATTTTGCGATAAGGATTTAGATTTAATAGAAATACAGGTCTTGGGACTGGAAAACGATTGCatttacaatgctaatgaaagaATGGTATTGCGTGTACATCTTAGACATCTATCGATTGAAGATTTGAGCGAGGATACACTTTATTCTAAA aTTTTAACTACAGAGGAGGATAAGGTTTTTGATTTAAAATACGTGAGACATATGCCAAGATTATACACATGTTCGGACATCGATACAAAGCAAGATGATGTAATGTCGGATGGAACATTTAAGCTTTCCATTGGAAGAATGAATTGTGTACTTATTTGCAAAATTCTGTATGATTTGAAG TATTTTTTAGCGCCATTTACTTCTACGTATTTCTTGCAATTTAAGAAGTACTTAGTTAAGAAACTCATGAATGGGATTGGAGAATTCAAAAAAAGTGCAACGAAATTGcatatatttattgatattcaAGGTCCCATATTTTTGTTGCCACAGCGTAAAGAAGTTCCAAGTCTGTTGGTATTAAATACAGGTGCACTATCAGTTGAAAATTTCTTTAAGAAGAGTGATCACTCTACTCTAAGTGTTAAAATACCCAGCAGTGACTCAAACCAagtaataattgataatattctagtaaaattaaataatatgacTGTGTCCAGGGCAATTATGACACTCAGTCGTGATCTAGAAATCCAA GAACCAATTGTCGAACCGGTACATATTCGTtttgatattaaaagaaaaacagaataTCGCAGTGCAATGGAATTTCAAACATATGGGTTATTTAATATACAAGGTTCTATGGATTTTGCATATATTAATTTGAGCCAAAGAGATTTAAAGTCTAGTATATTAGTGTGGAAAGACAACATAtccaaaattattttattcaaagatACATACTATAACGAAACGCAATCTGCAATGATGAgccaattaaaaaaatttagtaATGAAGAAGCAATGGTAAAGAAATTGGAAGATTTTCTCACACATAATGAAAATTCTATATGTGAAATTAATACCAAATTAAGCCTAGAAGGGTTGCAGTTAAATTTGTTTTTAGATTCAGAGGAG gTATTAAGTTCACCCGTTCGTGATTTGAATCACGGCTTATGTAGACTAATGTTCGGAGAGATAATTAATACATATGCGTTTTACAGTGATAGAAGTTTAAAGATGAAATTATCTCTTCAAAGTTGTCTTTTGCAAGATACTCGAAAAGATTCTCAGACTATCAGAAA GATAATTCAATCGCCAGCAAGACAAATAGGAATGCAACCTGAATCTTGTATATCCATTTCAATGTCTCCTATTGTTGATGTTACGTATACTCGTACGCCAGCTGGAGAAAAATGTTACGATGCACTTATTCAGGAAGTAAGAATAAACTTATCGGTACCATTCGTGATGCATCTGACTCGGTATATTATGGATTCTTTCCCGGGTGATCAAGTTGATGAAGGAATTATTAATCATGGATACGAAAATAATAGTTCTACGACA AACAGAGATGTTACTActacagaaaaaaataaattaaaatacgcTCAATATTTTACAGAAGAACCAG atGCTACAGTATCTATAAGAATACACAAGCCTGAGATTTTGCTTTTCGGAGATTTGAAAGCAAACAATGCACATATGATTTTATTACAAGCAGAAATGTCGATCGAGAGTAGTAGACATAGCTGCTCATCATCGATCGTTTATACATTAACTGACGTACGTGCCAAATCAAAGAAACAAGGGAATTACTCGCATCATATTCCCTTCTGGTTATTATGTCCCTGTGATATTGAAATTTGTAGAAAAGAAGAAGCACCTGAATTCAATGTCAATTATATTGTCGCAGTGAATAAAATTGATGTTCACGTCTCTGCAGaaattatacatacatttatcaat ATATTGAATGAAGCTACAAGCTTTATAGATAGTATCAATGTGAAACTAGAAGACAGATTCGCAAATCAAGATTTTAACATGCACACTAATTTGTGGACACCAAAGAAAATTTCGAACGTACCATATAAAAAATTGCATGATG ATGATTCACATCTAATCTATGAATGTAACGATCGAGTGGTAACTTTTAATGTGAAACCATTAATACTATGTTTACTACTAGAGATAGAATATGCAATGGAACGATTTTCTGTTATAAAAATGGAGAGTACAATTACAATTTCTATTAATGATTGGTTCAATGATTTTAATCTAGAATCGAATGTAAAAATTCATGCATTCTGTTATAATATGGATTACAAAAATTGGGAACCTCTGATTGATTTGTGCTCAGAAGATGATATGAATTACAAACCATGGGAATTTACAATAAAG ATGCGTCATGGTGAAGCATTCATGATAAATTCAAATTCAACCGATTCATACCAACATATAAAACAGGATGCTTCAAAAGTCAAGAAAAAGAGTTTTAGAAATATTGATCAGGATGTTACAGATATGGTTTTTATAACTCCAGACCATTTAAATGTAGCAAAATCAAGTG AGACAGAAATGTATTCGACATATGAAGAAGACTCTGATACAGATGATGAAGAAGGACAGAAAAAGTTAACTAGAACTTCTAATTATTTGTTCAATAGTAACAGTAGTGGGGATGAGGACAGTGATAGTGATGACACCAGCACAAACGAAGATGAAGGATTAGAATTGACACCGGAGTGCAATGCGGATTCTT TTGGACCGCTCGGCCGCGAatcaataaaatcaaacgataCAGCGGTATACATTATCGTATCAACGGAAGAAAAGCTCAATGTAGTAATTACGCCAAATTTAATTATCGTGGTAGATATTATCATGAACGCATTTAAACAAGCCACTAGTGGAATACCGATTGTACCTACTagtatgaaaaaattaaatcttcAAAACGATATTGGTCATGAGAGCCGAATAGAGCTTCTTGTTCCAGACGAA AATAACGAAAACGCAACTCGAATTATTGTCAGTCAAGATTACCATGATATTAGTCCATCTGCAAGTATTCCTAGCAGTCCAGAAGCGGAGCCTCATTCTGGACTTACAAGTCCGCAATTAGTTGACAATGAAATGGATTTTGCTGATCCTGACACAAATTTACAGAATCATTCAATGCCAATGCAGGAAATATTTGAGAAAGATTCTTCAATCAGTATATACAAAACAATTACTGGAGAAGTTTTACGAATCATTTTTAAAG GATTTGAGGATGTACTGGTATACTGTCCTAAAAGGCAGGGGTGTAATTTAATTCCACTCCGACCTATCAGACACGATGTGCGCTATCACCTGATCATAGAAGCTACTATTAATAATTACTTATATCGTACAATTACTGTACGATCACCTTTATTG tttCGCAATGAGACTTCGTACGCATTGGGTCTTTATTACAAGAAGTCATTGTTGGATAAATTGGGACTCACATGTATCGGTAAACCTACAAATCCTTTTGATGACAATATCAGGATGACAATCATCGAACCTGATTCCACTTATAGCATTCCTTTATACATAGCCTATCATTTTCCTATATATATACTGCCTGCTTATTTAGA AAAATATCAGGTAAGCGAGGAAGGAATTTACTGGAAAGAGCTAAGTGCAACAATAAATGTGATTAAGGATATATGTTGCAAAATGAAGGACGATGAAAGTAATTCTGTATTTTACGTCAAAGTTTCTTGTAATGAAATTCCAGTAATCGCGAAATCAAGTTGTCACGTACCGAATTATTTGATAAACATTTATCCTCCTTTTATTTTCAACAATCAACTACCATTCGTTATAGATGTTTATATACCTGCTATTAATTACGAAGTAAAAATTGAACCAGGGGAAAGAATAAACATGCACTCGTTGAGTTGTAATATTGATGTCCAATTTACTTTTAag GTTCAAAATTATTTGGGTGCATATTGGACTGGAACAACAAAACTGAACACGAACTTGGGGAAGAAATTTGTTGTTATGAATGCTGATAGCGAGCTAGAATCGGCAAAACCATTTTTATTATGTATAGAATTGTGTAAAATTACAAGTTGGCATATTGTTATTCAATCTCAATATTGGATGATAAATAAATCCGGACTACCTTTATACATTCAg GAATGCTACTCCCATATAATTAACGAGATACCAGAAGAAGAACTGATGGTGTTCTCTCAGAAGAATAATAGAAAGACTACAGTCAGATTGAGAGCTCATCAATCTGAATGGTCTTTGCCTTTTGGATTGGAAGGAATTACTTCCATGTCTTTGATTGTGTGCAAAGAtatagaaagaggaagaaagtaCAGAATTCTAACAGAGATTGAAAGTTCTCGTCTTTCCCCTAACTTCACGAAGATTATCACGTTTCTTCCATGTTTCTATATTACTAACAAGATGAAAAGAACCATTAGATTTATGGAGGAAAATGATCAAGCAGATTTGTGGAATGATCTTCTTTCTGGACAAAGTTTACCATTTTGGCCGGTTACGGAATCAATGAAGATGAGAATAAAGTGGAGAAACAGTCAATTGGTATCACAACACTTTGGTATTACACATGTGGGGAAAACTGTATTAAGAATGGATAATGGA TCAGCAGTTAGTGTAGAAATCAAAGGTGGTATTAATTCTCCATATCATGTTACATTCCAAAAATACATGGCGGGTGATATACCTTTAAGGATAGACAACTTTTGCgatgatttatttttaaaaattagtcAGTGTAATTTGGGTCAAGTAGTTCTGATAAATCCATTCCAAAGTTTATTATATACATGGGACGATCCCACCAAGTCCAGAGAACTCATTTGGAATGTGTACAATAATAAAAGAACTGGATACAACGCAAGATTTGAAAgg GATGGATATGGACAAGAAATTGTACCACTTGTAATCGTTGACAACTCTAACAGCAGAGTATCCTCTACTTCTTCAATTAAatctcaaaacaataaattaactTGGTTGGAAAGCAAATCTGGAAGTTTTAATAACGAAAGCAATGATTGCGACAATGATATAAAGTCACCAATGTTGAAAAATGCACAGGAAAATAAAACGGTAGTTTATTGGGTCAGTTACATGGAAGGAAATCAAAGAATCTTGTTATTTACTCAACAGGAAACAGTTTTCTTAAAAGCGAAGAGTATAGTCGATCCTGAACCTAGTAAAAAGGAGgtatttctttcttttgctGGTATTGGAATCAGTATT ATAACAAAATCTAATGAGAATCTAAAAGAACTAGTGTATGCTAACATAACAGATTCTGCAGCTCATTGGGAACTTTATTTTGACAAGAGATGGAAGAGTTTATCTTTAGAACTGAGTGCTTGGATAGAGAGCAAGTATGTAAATTCTTGTAAAAAAGCACAGCTAGAAAATTTCATTGAT GTTGATCTTGTAAAAATGCACATGACCAAACCGTTCTTCGGAAAATTAAGAAGGACCTATTCTCCAGGAATTTGGTTGCATTGCAGGAAGTCTATGTCACTCACTTATTTACAAGGCTATATTCATAGGATACAG GTGGATAATCAAATTCGTAATACTACGTTCCCAGTGATTTTGTACTCAAATTTGCAAAAGAGTATCATTAAATATGCAGGCAATCATAAATTGAAGCACTGTATAGAATTTACATGTTTGAAACAAAGGAAACTAAATTACAACGTTTACAA GAATATTTGTGTCATAGTTAGAGAATTTGATCTGAATTTACAAGAgggctttcttctttctctgatCGATTTAATTCCAAAAAAACCAGAAACTAAGTATTCTATTGCAGCAAAACTAAGAAAGGATGTTTCCACCATTCATATCTTGCCTTGCAATAAAGCTaacaat AAGACAACTGTTAAAAGGAATAATGTGAtagaacatatgtatatttctccaATCTTAATACGCTTAATATTGTTGGCTGATACAGAAAGACCTAACATTTATAACATTAGTGATATAGCAGATTATAAGAATATTGttcgatttatttttgaatattcTGAGAAGGGAGGGTCTGAAAAACACGCTGAATTTCG ACTTCCATATTATGAAAGAAACTTTATCGCAATTAACACTAAAGAAATTCTGTTTGATCTATCACGATCTTACGTGGCTCAAACTATGCAACAATTTCATGTTTTGATTCGTTCCACTACAGTCTTAGGAAATCAATGTGGCTACAACTTTAGATCACCAGGAGACAATTTTTATGAATCTAATACA TTGATTTTATGTGGAGACGAAATAGCAGAAAAATTAAGTTACGAAGTGGCGTGTCAATTGGGTTATGCTACCCCTGACACCACGCAAATATCAGTCTTTAATTTTAACATTGAACCTCGTATAGTTAAG ATGAAGGAACCGTGTATTCAAAATAAAGATGTTCCTCCCTTGAATCTTTCAATTCGTACTTCGTTTGCTACAGAAATTGAACTAGAAACCTGCAGCTTAGTAACTGCCTTTATTAGCA GTATTCATCAAGaagaattgaaatatttcttcaaaaCTTTGGGGAAGAAAACgtcgatattttttaatactgAAAGTTCCTCTTTAAAAGCTTATTCAAAAGTAATAGCGGATATTATAAAAAG GGCACAAGAAATAGGTCATAAGTTCATATCTCGTATACGTTTACCGCGCTATATCAATCCTTACAAG GGagttgaaatattttcgatGCATAAGGCAAAAGGAATGCATCTTCTAAGTGTAATTAATAAGAATCCAGGTATTGAAACAGACACATATTGGGCACATACTATCTTATCAAACGATGGAAAACATATAGCTCTTGTTTCATTGCA gcgattatattttattgaaaaaggtTGTACCTGGGGATCCCTAAATGTAAAATGGACTTTAGAGACTCATCAATTACTATCACCTCCAACAGTAGTTAACAATAAACTTATCTTGCATGTAAACAAG AATGAAGGTACTTTGTCACCCATGATAGATTGGTACCTGGAGAGCGAAGCAACAGACATTCTGGAGTGGCTGTGCCAGAAAATAAATATAGCGATGATCTTGAACATGGAGAACAGTATATGTTCAAAGCAAGTTGTATAA